In Pseudosulfitobacter pseudonitzschiae, the sequence TTGGCAAAACCGCCGGAGAGCGCATCGGTCTGCATCAGTCTTCTCCTCTGACCATCGTAAAGAAATCCACCTTGGTCGCCGCCGCCTTGGCACTGCGGGTGGCGCGGGCCTTGTCCATTCTGTCCTGCAAGGGTGTCAGCACCGCAGCGCGGACTTCGTCTGCCTGTCCGGTCTGCATCAGCGCGTCGATTAATGCGGCGCGCGTCGCCTTCACCTTGTCGCGGCCCTGCACATAGCCGTGCCCGTCCTCGCCCGAGGCCAGCCGGACCGACGCGCGGGTGACGGTCATTTCCCCA encodes:
- the phnG gene encoding phosphonate C-P lyase system protein PhnG; the encoded protein is MNETIDPNAARKAWLGLLARCRAADLDALWTGAALAPEHSVLRTPEVGSVMVRGRAGAVGSAFNLGEMTVTRASVRLASGEDGHGYVQGRDKVKATRAALIDALMQTGQADEVRAAVLTPLQDRMDKARATRSAKAAATKVDFFTMVRGED